The following proteins are co-located in the Streptomyces sp. DT2A-34 genome:
- a CDS encoding pyrimidine reductase family protein has translation MIEREWSLAEIAAAYAYPEPGPGAAQPWLRANMVSTLDGAAQHDGRSQPISTATDMRIFGTLRALADVVIVGAETVRLEGYRPARARAEFAAMREAAGQGPAPAIAVVSASLDLDYDLPLFTSPLVPTLVLTGAAAAPDRIAAAEKAGAQVVIAGDGVGVDPVRAVQALAELGHTRLLTEGGPRLLGQLVAAGVLDELCLTISPMLTAGDAQRIAGGPSVAVPKRFELVSLLEEEGFLFGRYRRT, from the coding sequence CTGATCGAGCGCGAGTGGAGTCTCGCCGAGATCGCCGCCGCCTATGCCTATCCCGAGCCGGGGCCAGGCGCGGCGCAGCCCTGGCTGCGGGCCAACATGGTGTCCACGTTGGACGGGGCCGCCCAGCACGACGGGCGCTCGCAGCCCATCTCCACCGCGACCGACATGCGGATCTTCGGCACGCTGCGGGCGCTGGCGGACGTCGTGATCGTCGGTGCCGAAACGGTACGTCTGGAGGGGTACCGTCCGGCACGCGCGCGTGCGGAGTTCGCGGCGATGCGCGAGGCGGCCGGGCAGGGGCCCGCGCCGGCCATCGCGGTGGTGAGCGCGAGCCTGGACCTCGACTATGACCTTCCGCTCTTCACCTCGCCCCTGGTGCCGACCCTCGTCCTCACGGGTGCCGCCGCGGCCCCGGACCGGATCGCGGCCGCGGAGAAGGCCGGCGCCCAGGTGGTGATCGCCGGTGACGGCGTCGGCGTTGACCCCGTACGTGCCGTCCAGGCCCTCGCCGAGCTCGGCCACACCCGGCTGCTGACCGAGGGCGGCCCACGACTGCTCGGGCAGCTGGTGGCCGCCGGAGTGCTCGACGAACTCTGCCTGACGATCTCCCCGATGCTCACCGCCGGTGACGCGCAGCGCATCGCCGGAGGGCCCTCGGTGGCTGTTCCGAAGCGGTTCGAGCTGGTGTCGCTGCTGGAGGAGGAGGGTTTCCTGTTCGGCCGGTACCGGCGGACGTGA
- the zapE gene encoding cell division protein ZapE, whose product MSSSSAASGPRPIAEASPLSLCAREPHVPADRLVAEMVPPPRFDSVRFSTYIPDPNQPSQTEAVGILENFAAGLGGAHASGAGKARRGFLGFGRPKAPKVPAGPRGVYLDGGYGVGKTHLLASLWHATPAEASLKAFGTFVELTNLVGALGFQQTVQTLSGHRLLCIDEFELDDPGDTVLVSTLLGKLVDAGVALAATSNTLPGKLGEGRFAAADFLREIQGLSAHFRALRIDGEDYRHRGLPEAPAPYSEEQVTKAAYATEGASLDDFPHLLEHLARVHPSRYGALTDGLKAVCLTDVQPIPDQSTALRLVVLADRLYDREVPVLASGLPFDQLFSEDMLKGGYRKKYFRAISRLTALARDAQGLVTA is encoded by the coding sequence GTGTCGTCCTCCTCCGCCGCCTCCGGTCCGCGCCCGATAGCCGAAGCGAGCCCGCTGTCCCTGTGCGCCCGTGAGCCGCACGTCCCCGCGGACCGGCTGGTCGCCGAGATGGTGCCGCCGCCGCGCTTCGACTCGGTCCGGTTCAGCACGTACATACCGGACCCGAACCAGCCCAGCCAGACCGAGGCGGTCGGCATCCTGGAGAACTTCGCCGCCGGGCTCGGCGGGGCGCACGCCAGCGGCGCCGGCAAGGCCAGGCGCGGCTTCCTCGGCTTCGGCAGGCCCAAGGCCCCCAAGGTTCCCGCGGGGCCCCGCGGCGTCTACCTCGACGGCGGCTACGGCGTCGGCAAGACCCACCTGCTCGCCTCCCTCTGGCACGCCACCCCGGCCGAGGCGTCCCTCAAGGCCTTCGGCACCTTCGTGGAGCTGACGAACCTCGTCGGCGCCCTCGGCTTCCAGCAGACGGTCCAGACCCTCTCCGGCCACCGCCTGCTGTGCATCGACGAGTTCGAGCTCGACGACCCCGGCGACACCGTCCTCGTCTCGACCCTGCTCGGCAAGCTCGTCGACGCGGGCGTCGCCCTCGCCGCCACCTCCAACACCCTCCCCGGCAAGCTCGGCGAGGGCCGCTTCGCGGCGGCCGACTTCCTGCGGGAGATCCAGGGCCTGTCGGCCCACTTCCGCGCGCTGCGCATCGACGGCGAGGACTACCGCCACCGCGGCCTGCCCGAGGCGCCGGCGCCGTACTCCGAAGAGCAGGTGACGAAGGCGGCGTACGCCACCGAGGGCGCCTCGCTCGACGACTTCCCGCATCTGCTGGAGCATCTCGCCCGCGTCCACCCCAGCCGTTACGGCGCGTTGACCGATGGCCTGAAGGCGGTGTGTCTCACCGACGTCCAGCCGATCCCGGACCAGTCCACCGCGCTGCGGCTCGTCGTGCTCGCGGACCGGCTCTACGACCGCGAGGTCCCGGTCCTGGCCTCCGGGCTGCCGTTCGACCAGCTGTTCAGCGAGGACATGCTCAAGGGCGGCTACCGCAAGAAGTACTTCCGCGCCATCTCGCGCCTCACCGCCCTGGCGCGCGACGCGCAGGGCCTCGTCACCGCCTGA
- a CDS encoding carbonic anhydrase, with amino-acid sequence MQPLIDNARTFGQRPEEFAKLAEGQSPQVLFITCSDSRVVPALITGARPGELFELRTAGNIVPPYVSEYHPTSEAATIEYAVEVLGVSDIVVCGHSHCGAVGALVRGDDLDAVPAVRDWLSHATPRPSGAVEDPEVAEGVQSHVLTQLLRLRSYPFIAKKLKERQLTLHGWYYEVHKGAVRAHNAETDAFEAL; translated from the coding sequence ATGCAGCCCCTCATCGACAACGCCCGTACGTTCGGACAGCGCCCTGAGGAGTTCGCCAAGCTGGCCGAAGGGCAGTCCCCGCAGGTCCTCTTCATCACCTGCTCCGACTCCCGTGTCGTACCCGCCCTGATCACGGGCGCCCGCCCCGGCGAGCTCTTCGAGCTGCGCACGGCGGGCAACATCGTCCCGCCGTACGTCTCCGAGTACCACCCCACCAGCGAGGCGGCCACCATCGAGTACGCCGTGGAGGTCCTCGGCGTCAGCGACATCGTGGTCTGCGGCCACTCCCACTGCGGTGCCGTCGGCGCGCTGGTGCGCGGCGACGACCTGGACGCCGTACCGGCCGTGCGCGACTGGCTCTCACACGCCACCCCGCGCCCGTCCGGTGCCGTCGAGGACCCGGAGGTCGCCGAGGGCGTCCAGTCCCATGTGCTGACGCAGTTGCTGCGACTGCGCTCGTACCCGTTCATCGCGAAGAAGCTGAAGGAGCGTCAACTGACCCTGCATGGCTGGTACTACGAGGTGCACAAGGGCGCCGTGCGCGCCCACAACGCCGAGACCGACGCGTTCGAGGCGCTGTGA